From Methanobacterium congolense, one genomic window encodes:
- a CDS encoding F420-dependent methylenetetrahydromethanopterin dehydrogenase — MVVKIGVIKCGNIGTSPVIDLVLDERADRPNIDVRTVGSGAKMNPEQIEDAVPKIADFDPEFVVFISPNPGAPGPAKARELLSAMDIPAIIVGDAPGIRAKDEMDEQGLGYILVKADPMIGARRELLDPTEMASFNSDVLKVLAATGAYRVVQSTLDAVIAAAEAGNDIELPKVVISAEKAVDAAGFANPYAKAKALAAYTIAEKVADVDVKGCFMTKEAEKYIPIVASAHEMLSAAAKLAVEAREIEKANDTVLRTPHGAQGQTVSKTALMDKPQ; from the coding sequence ATGGTTGTGAAAATAGGAGTTATTAAATGCGGTAACATAGGTACCTCTCCTGTAATTGACTTAGTACTTGATGAGAGGGCAGACAGACCTAACATAGATGTAAGAACCGTGGGTTCCGGCGCAAAGATGAACCCAGAACAGATCGAAGACGCAGTACCAAAAATAGCTGACTTTGACCCAGAATTCGTTGTATTCATCAGCCCTAACCCTGGTGCTCCAGGCCCAGCTAAAGCAAGAGAATTACTCTCTGCAATGGACATCCCAGCAATCATAGTCGGTGACGCTCCAGGTATCAGAGCTAAAGACGAAATGGATGAACAGGGCCTCGGTTACATACTCGTGAAAGCTGACCCAATGATCGGTGCAAGGAGAGAGCTCCTCGACCCAACTGAAATGGCATCATTCAACTCCGACGTGCTAAAAGTACTCGCAGCAACAGGTGCATACAGGGTTGTTCAGAGCACACTCGATGCTGTAATAGCTGCAGCAGAAGCAGGTAACGACATAGAATTACCAAAAGTTGTCATCAGCGCTGAAAAAGCAGTTGACGCAGCTGGCTTCGCAAACCCATACGCAAAAGCAAAAGCACTTGCAGCATACACAATAGCTGAAAAAGTAGCTGACGTAGATGTTAAAGGATGCTTCATGACCAAAGAAGCTGAAAAATACATACCAATAGTTGCATCAGCTCACGAAATGCTCTCCGCAGCAGCAAAACTCGCTGTAGAAGCAAGGGAAATCGAAAAAGCAAATGACACTGTCTTAAGGACACCACACGGTGCACAGGGCCAGACAGTATCCAAAACAGCTTTAATGGACAAACCACAGTAA